In Rosa rugosa chromosome 4, drRosRugo1.1, whole genome shotgun sequence, the genomic stretch GGTGGTGCTCGGGATCGGAGATGCAATTAAGGTTGACTGCGACGGCAACTGATTCAGCACACCGCAGATCAGAGATTGAGGGCAGAGGGACGATGAAGAAAGATAAAGAAGAGGAAGTAATCGGACTTGGAGGTCGCAGAGGATGTAATCGGACTTGGTGGCAGAGGACGTAATCGGAGGGTGTCGACGAAGTTCCTGCAatgaactgagagagagagagagagagagagagagagagagagagagagagagagagagagagagagagagagagagagagagagagagagagagagagagagagagtctgagaggagagagatcgatgagtttcaatttaattatatgggcaaaactgtcaatagatgttagattgggtaaatggggttaaaaaacttttagtggagtaagtggacaatttttaagctgacattgggtaagtggtcacgggcCCTACAAACAATTGTGATGCATAGTATATATTCACCATCATGACACAGTGAACGCGTTAAAGAATTTGAAAGTCCAGATACAAGATATATTTATTCGGTAATAAAAACTTAACAGTTACGTCGTCATGATCTTTCTGTTATTGACCACAATTGTGATGCATAGTATAGTCATCGCACGACATAGTGAAAGCTTCAAAGAATTTGAAAAACGAGATATAAGATATATATTTGGTGATAAAAACTTACAGTTGAGTGGTCATCATCAGCTGTGTCTTCTATCTCCATCCTCATCTCCATCTCCTTCTGCATCTCCATCTGCAtctccatcttcatcttcatttgtTATATTTAGGCTTTCTGCTATTGGTACCCCATCAGGGGAAATCTTCAACTGAATCGGGCAGTCGACTACAACTACAGTGATTGACAATGGGAGTTTAGCAGTGCAATTTCGGGAGCAAAAGCCCTGTAGACTTTGTAGCCAGTAAAGTTCCAAATATTGCAACCGGCTGAAAGCAATCTCATTTTCTgtatcatcatcttcatcttcgtTGCCTGCCACTAATACTTCAATTTCTGTACAATGCGCCACTGTCAAATTCGTGAGTTGCACTAAGCTTTTAGCTACCGAAGAAGGTGCTAAACACTTCAATCCATCACACTTATATACTTCCAACTTTGTTAGATTCTGGAAGGATACTGCAGATGACACTAAATTCTCTAGTCTGTAACAGTCGCTCACGTTAAGAGATTCCAAGTTTGGAAAAACTGGGCCCGCTGGCTGGTTCTCTATCCGAAGATGCCTCACATCAACATCCCAGAGCTCTAGAACTCTTACACTTGGGAGGGACCTGACTCTTACAGTTTCCCCACAACTATTTCTCTCGTCCACAAATATTTTGGGCATAATCCTGTACAATTTTAGGACTTCCAGATTAGGTAATTTCTGAAGGAAAAGCACTGCCGCATGCTCGAGGCAGGGTTTACACCAAAAATGTATATATTTTAGTCTGCTAAAGATCGACTCTACTGGGGATGAAGATGGACCATACAAAATCTCCGCGGTAGACACCTCCAATTTTTCCAAGACGGGGAATGAACCCTGAAATAGTGTAATAAGTGCATCAATGTAAATATAGATGATAAATAGCATATACAGAGAGATATTTCATACTTTTAAGTCTAAAAATATAATGATTATATCTTGAATAGTACTTGTGGTATGGATTGAAATTATACACttcaaaaaaattgaagaaagttATGGcatcacttttttttctttggtctaGAGAAAAGTGCACTAATAATGTTACAATAAAAAGGTAAAAGATATGAATGATTCTTGTGACTTTCGGGCCCAGAATGCTTAAATCCATTTGGCTTCCAAATGTGTACCGTCACCCAGGTTTGTGAATTTCACAGTGTTGATCTAAAGGCTATTTTTGGCAAAAATTCGTCAATTAAAATAACGTTCAAGGCATATCCCAAAACCATTAAGATCGTTTATTATATTATGTTTAAGACATAATCTCTTGTAAACCATatataatattaaaaaattattacATATCAactaattcttttttcttttagtctGTTAGGTGTCAACTAattcaaaaatgaaaataaaataaaataaatcacaCACTCTACGGTCCACATTTCTGTGTGTGGGTTCCATCTAGTAATTAACttttggggccgtgaccacttacccaatttcagcatgaacattgcccacttactccactaagagttttttaaccccatttacctaATCTAACCTCtagtgacagttttgcccctattaAACTCtttcctctcagactctctctctcactctctctctatctctctgtgcCATGGCTGCTCCGGCGGCTTCgggccaccacctccatcaaGTCTCCACCGCCATCAGAGACGATCTCAACCGTCATGGGTCCCCCAAGCCAGCCCCAAGATCGGAGCACTGCATCCGGATTCGAACTCAACCTCCGAGCGCCGCCGTCACCCGAACCAGActctctctctgccatggcTACTCCGGCGCCCCACCTTCGCCTTCGGGCCAACAACTCGATCGATCCACCTCCGGCGTCACCGTCACCCAAACCACAGATCCAACGATCCAAGGCCCATTGCAACAACTCAGCCCCACCGCCGATCCGACTCCGATCCCAGCCCGAATCGACTCCTCTCCAACGTCGCCGTCACCCTAAAACACGCCCCGACCACTCCTGCATCGGCCTCACACTCtagtgggtgcccagagaaatttttttttttttcggtatcctgagattttttttattttttttttgtatctgtaatgtattcattttggttcacttgagggcaataatatgattattggagggtaataatataattattaggaggcaataatatgattattaggaggcaaaaATATGAGTatttggggagcaataatatgattactggggggcaataatatgatcaattgtgcctgtagtgtattcattttggttttgggagtttatacaattcattGGAcgaaaataatatgattattggaggcaataatatgatttttgggaggcaataatatgagtattggggggcaataatatgattactaggggggcaataatatggttactgggtattattagggggcaataaattcagacaccAGAATCCCGACACCAGTctggtagccggattccggattccggtcaccggtcgcccgATTCCCatcaccggagtcggcggccggccactggtcaccgaagtccggcaaggtggaggatgacttctccctctaagtgagaaagaaggagagggcaaaaaagtcccaaaaataaataaaaaagaattaattgggtattagggaaataatcccttagagtgttttgggtaaacgggattaaaaaactgttagtagagcaagtgggcaatttttaagctgaaattgggtaaatgatcatttctccTTAACTTTTAGCCAAAAGATGTCTGTAACAATGATCAGCATAGGGGACTGAAAGAAAGCCTTCGCGGGTATCTGGCAACGATGGTTTGTAACCACAGATGTCTTTCTTTTTCATGCAGTCATGGTGATGTTTAAAAGAGTTGAAGTAATGACAAATTAAAGTAATGTAGTCATGGTGAGGAACAAGTAGATCTCAGCCACTTGTATTTTAAATGCAAAAGCTAAAACTTAAAAAATCTTAAAATTGTGCATTTATCCTCAGCCATCAGATTCATTTGTCCCTTATAGTCCCCCAAACATTGTTTCTTGAGTGAGcaactccatatatatatatatgtatatatatatatatatatatatatatggagccGTTCGAGAGCGAACGTCCGCAatccagaaaaagtgcggacgtcgctcctccagCCTCGATCAAGCGTCGACGGGGCGGCGCAGCTTGTcggacggaggccaggggtcTGCAAAGCCAGTCTGCcgtcgggtggagtcgccgacGACCGGTTTGtagcgctgcccagaacctgcagttgcaggtgaggtcgctgcccagaaacATGCAACcccgacctcgatcgctgcccatAAGCCATCTGCGATGCCTCCGTCCTGCAAGCCCCGCGCCGCCGTCACGGCCTAAAAGCGACTGCTGTGTCGACGTCCGTCTGTGATCGTAAAAGAAAAGGAGTTATTACCTTCAAAAAGGTGGTTGTGTTGATCTTTTATACTTGAGCATGGAAAAGGAGTTTCCcatttcttcgatgtgggacgcgGCTTGTCCCTTTGCAGTCATACCAGCTTTTCTGGTGTGTATAGATGGTTGTGTTGGCCAAGTCCGGGGCTGTCGGCGTCCGAGGTGTTGCCTCCGATGAGCACCATCATGGTGGGTTGTGAACTCGGCCCATGGTATGGTACTTGGGTTTTCCTACGGGCCCCAGCTGATAGTACCAAACCTTGGTGAAATATCTAtcagtatgtacaagtcccccaagttcccgttcaagatgtttcttgggtggggacttgatAAATTTAGGCGCAAGGTTTGGCACTATTGTGCCCGTAGGGAGTCCCCGAAGTTCGCGGTTAAGAGATGTCTTGATCGGGTTGCTATGTAGGTAGCTACTCTACAGCGCACTCGTCATAACCCGGTGGGGTTGGATGAGGGGTTGTCCCGTGTACCCATTGGGGTTCATGAGAGGGCTTGACCCTCTGGTACCCGTTTGGGTCCAAGAGAGGGTTTAAACCTCTGGTACCCATCGGGGTGCATGAGAGGGCTTAAGCCTCTGGTACCCGTTGGGGTCCAAAAGAGGGCTTGTGCCTCTGTTACCCGTTGGGGTGCCTCTGGTACCTGTCGGGGTGCATgagagggcttgagcctctggtacccgttAGGGTCCAAAAGAGGGCTTGTGCCTCTATTACCCGTTGGGGTGCATgagagggcttgagcctctggtacccgttGGGGTCCAAaagagggcttgagcctctatTACCCGTTGGGGTGCATgagagggcttgagcctcttgGTACCCGTTGGAGTCCAAaagagggcttgagcctctggtacctgTTGGGGTGAGTGGTGCATGCGAGGCACGTGGTGCGTAGATTCCGGAGAgggcaataaatgcccgtctcTTCGACTCTGACGTTTTGCGTATCCAAGGAGTTAAGGGGGATAGTGGGACACGTGGCGTGATCCAACGGTTGGCGACCCTTCGCTGCCAACGGTTGCGATTGCTCACGagttgaatttaagagggaaaagTGTTGTTCCTCTTCTCCACTCTATGAGTTCTGGGGAGAAactctggaaaaaaaaatattgcatTTTTGCGAAGTTTCTGTCGCTGTGGAGAAGAGAGACGAACAGTTGAAGTTGATTTTGCGGAGAGCTAGGCCGGACGAGCGACTGTAGTACGGCGAGGTAAGAGAATGGGTTTTGTTTTGTACTACTTTgctatgtattttttttttttttctggtttgcgtctttctgggtttttgggGTTTCTCTTGCTTGAGATTTTCGTTTTTGCTGTTGTTTGTGGCACTAAATCTATTCACTATATGTTGAATTGTATGTAGAAGTGGTATAAATTGCTAGGGCGATGATTagattttctgggtttggggttgtttgtttctgggtttctgggttttaaaGTAGTGGGGAGTGATCCACACTGCAACGAAGCCCTAGATCTGGGTTTCTAGGCTGACTCCCTttttctgattccagatatacCAGACTTCAAGGCTAGGGTACCCGTAGGCTaataggatggaatcagaaacaagAGCTACTCGTGAGGGAGGAGAGTCATCGTACCAAGCTTCAGAGAGGCAGGCGGAGCAGGCAATAGATACCTACTTGGCTAGTAGCGTACGCGGGGTGGGTACCGGGGTGAGGAGACCGCGTCGTAAGCCGGGGTGGTATGACCACTATGAATTCTGTTTTGATAGTGGAGCAGTTTGGACTTTCTCCCACAGTGATCCATAAATAATCTGATCCAAGTGGCTGGACGATATTCTCGGAGAAACTGACAAGGGGTTTTTTGTCCTGGGACAACTTGGATCGTCCCCTGTTCAAAGCTTGGTATGCATCACGAAATAATACACTAACAGAAGCTCCAGTATCTACGAGTACCCAAGAAGTAATGTAGTGGTTCATTTGGAGCGTGATCAGGAAGAGGTCATCATGGGGCATTTTGAGGTTAGCTTCCTCCTCTTCCAAGAAATTGATGGACTTCCATCCAGCCACATTTCCTTGTTGAGGGGTGTTGTGGAAATTGAAAACCTCCGGGTGGCCGAAACTGGAGCTTCGTTTCCGCCTTCGGGGAGGTAAATCTTTTGGCCCTCCACCATGGATCGTGAGGATCCGGCCATATACGTCGATGGCTCCTACCTCCTTGGCGGGTAGATATCGCTGAAGTTTGCCTTTCTGAACAAGCGACTCGATCGTATTTTTTAGAGCCATGCAAAGGTTGGTATTGTGCCCGACACCTTCATGATACGTACAGAACCTGCCGGTATCCTGTTACGTAAGCTTGCTCTTCGGGAATTTTCAGGGCGGTGGTCCAGGTATCTCAGCTTTGTTCTTGTTCCAGATGGTTTCGTACGAAGCATTCAGGAGAGTGAATACCTCGTACCGGGGTGGAAGTGGTGTTCTGGGTTTCTATTGGGTTCGGTCTTCCCGGTGGGACTGAGTGCCCGAGTAACCACCAGATTTGGACGAGGACTCCCTGTTCCTCTTGCTTGTATTTTGGGGCGATCGTCCCCCATCCTGGGCCCATTCTCGCTTTCTTGGCTCATCCCTGACCATCGGGGCCTGGTTGGCGGCCCTTTTTTCTGGTCTGACGTTATCCCCGTATGTATAAagagtaaatggacaaaaactcatatatatatatatatatatatatatatagatcgtAAATTATAATATAAAGAGGAGTTTCAAATAAGTAAATTGATAAAAGTACTCCTACATACCTTATCAATTAGCAAGAAAGGTTGCTTAGTTGGAGCATGCAATTGCCCTTCCTGAAAGACTGATAGTTCTGCAGCAAAAATCTCCACCTCACCTACAAACTTGAAATGTTTGAGCAAGGGCCACTCAGAAATATACATTCCGGGATAGAAGCTCTTAAGCCTTTGCATAGATTCAAAAAGCATAGATTCAACTTTTGGGAACACAAAGTTGGGATGCCTTGTTGATTCTAGAGTCCCCTCTTCCTTGGCAACAACACTCTCCATTTCATCACAATCAAGCGCTCTCATCTTTTGCAGCTGTTGAAGACCTCTAGTTACCATAGATGCGGGAAAAATGTACTTCAATCTGTCACAATAGTATATATCCACTGACTTTAGATTTTGACCGTCTTTCAACTGAGTGGTTGATGTGCCGTGTGTTTCGTTGACATTAGTTTCTCTACGTTCATCAAATACCACTTCCATTGACTCGCACCTTTTTATGTGTAAGGTTTCTAAAGCACTCAATCTTCCCATCATACTAGGTGGAAAAATGCTTCTTAGACTGACACAATTTACCACACAGACTTCTCTGAGTCTGCAAAATGAGTCTGGATCCAATTGGTTGTGCCATATGGTCTGCAAGAACCTATTTTCATAGTCACTGTCGTAGTCATTGATGATTTCCAATATCTCCAGTCTTGGACATCTTATCTGCATATGTTATATACATTCAACTTATCTGCATATTATTTTAATGAAGTGGACTTATAATTGAAAAAATGATGAAAGATTGATCGAGAACCCGATATAAAAATTACCTTTTCGTCAAAAAGAAAGTTTTGGCTAGAAGTCTCATTGTGGGCCTGAAAGTTCTCATCCAACTCTCTCTCTTGAATCTCTCTGCGGAATGTAGTGTCTTTTGAAGTACTTTCTCCTAGTTTACTACATTCTTGCATATACAGTCTCTCCAATGATGGAAATTCAATACAACTTCCAGCTGTGCAGAATCTAGCAAGTTTTGGAAGGTTGTCCAGTTCCAGGATTTCTAGCTTATAAATTATGTTATTTTGGGATTCTCTTGTTGATACTATTTCTTCCATGGCCTTACAATTTGATATCTTGAGCTGTTTGAGTTTCACGAGACTTCTAGCCATAGAAGATGATAACAAGTATTTTAAACCATCACAATTTGACACCTCCAAAGTTGTTAAGCTGGACATCACAACCTGCAGTGCACATAGATTATTAATTAGCCATGTATGTACATTTGAAATATTATTTCCTACTACCATATGACGGTAAATAAGATCAAGTCAACTACACTTGCAAGAGGATTGAAGATTAGCTTAGTAGCACACCTCAAGTCCTCAACATATCAATGCATGTCTAATGACTTTCacaacgatttttttttttcttttgataaaaaaataaggaaga encodes the following:
- the LOC133707265 gene encoding probable disease resistance protein At4g27220, translated to MREFSDISYVLPADDVCIASDEDYEEFDSRTSILEKILKELGNSSSEMILVYGVGGVGKTTLVEEVLRKTQKEKFFEDVVMVRDVKIPNLEAIQNQIADKLSLDISEIKTLPGRADKINERIKHKKTLVIFDDVWGELDLKAVGLPHKSTCRILLTSRSQQVFSHKIKQKEFLLGVLDEKEAWALFEKKAGDVVSDPTIQNVATEVAKKCGGLPVFIITVARALENKTPPIWKNALRCLERFDEKGDLTEKAYLGIEWSYKQLSVKDQLQPLFLLCGLIAEGNYVSFTDLLKYSIGLGLFEDCTVEDARNALYQQVDKLKSSCLLLDDDDGTCVRMHDLVHDVANRIAYRDHHVLVEDGGHERKKWPNEDFFTECSKICLPCRNIAALPQVPWQCPKLEMFHLHRGSDDSSPEIPSNFFVEMKKLRVLGLSNVPLLPLPPSFSFLKNLQTLCLDGCMFEDIAVVGELRNLEVLSLVKSEVKRLPKEIGQLTRLRLVDLSDCYGLKVIPAGVISNWTRLEDLRMRDSFQNWVSGEVICETSNASLLELMNLPKLTALEVRIPDPDILPAKFLSDRWEKYQIFIEPKGWSCGMYETTLNTLVLGLTTRYELDQGLKVLLERCEDLYFIGTKDVDFSCIMKTEVVMSSLTTLEVSNCDGLKYLLSSSMARSLVKLKQLKISNCKAMEEIVSTRESQNNIIYKLEILELDNLPKLARFCTAGSCIEFPSLERLYMQECSKLGESTSKDTTFRREIQERELDENFQAHNETSSQNFLFDEKIRCPRLEILEIINDYDSDYENRFLQTIWHNQLDPDSFCRLREVCVVNCVSLRSIFPPSMMGRLSALETLHIKRCESMEVVFDERRETNVNETHGTSTTQLKDGQNLKSVDIYYCDRLKYIFPASMVTRGLQQLQKMRALDCDEMESVVAKEEGTLESTRHPNFVFPKVESMLFESMQRLKSFYPGMYISEWPLLKHFKFVGEVEIFAAELSVFQEGQLHAPTKQPFLLIDKGSFPVLEKLEVSTAEILYGPSSSPVESIFSRLKYIHFWCKPCLEHAAVLFLQKLPNLEVLKLYRIMPKIFVDERNSCGETVRVRSLPSVRVLELWDVDVRHLRIENQPAGPVFPNLESLNVSDCYRLENLVSSAVSFQNLTKLEVYKCDGLKCLAPSSVAKSLVQLTNLTVAHCTEIEVLVAGNEDEDDDTENEIAFSRLQYLELYWLQSLQGFCSRNCTAKLPLSITVVVVDCPIQLKISPDGVPIAESLNITNEDEDGDADGDAEGDGDEDGDRRHS